Proteins encoded by one window of Salicibibacter halophilus:
- a CDS encoding CdaR family protein — protein sequence MDKLFNNRWFLRFFSLVIATMLFFMVNMDDLGNQPNVFPVTNSEQLTVEAVELEVYYDDEQYAIVEMEDTVDLQLSGTQSALNLFQVTSPNYEVYVDLEDLGPGVHNVNVEHRDFPAGVDVSTEPESIQVTLEEREMTTLPVEIEFMNEGELPEGYTLGEPEVTPEEVEVEGAGSQLQDIGSLQAYIDVGGAEETIYETVEVAVYGPYGEELDFDVEPTNVDVVVPITPPSTEVPLEVETEGSLDEDVELVDLSVDPENATIYGNLGAIDDIAALAVGPVDLSGIAESETMDLDIAMPDGVTHVQPETATVQAIVEDEDEDEDADEDGNEEENEEENEEEGAEEDEVEEQDTQTMELPLQMDNVPEDVEVTVADEELLNVTIEGDEAEMDDLSEEDVRLYIDYEEIDDENMAESDVTSYEMQVEVEGPNDFMYQPETESVEVEITNPESAE from the coding sequence ATGGATAAGCTCTTCAATAATCGGTGGTTTTTACGCTTCTTTTCCTTGGTGATTGCAACGATGCTTTTTTTCATGGTCAATATGGATGATTTAGGAAATCAACCAAATGTTTTTCCAGTTACGAATTCTGAACAGTTAACCGTAGAAGCCGTGGAATTGGAAGTATATTATGATGACGAGCAATACGCGATTGTTGAGATGGAAGATACGGTGGATCTTCAACTGTCCGGCACGCAAAGTGCGTTAAATCTTTTTCAGGTGACGAGCCCGAATTATGAAGTGTATGTGGACCTCGAAGATCTAGGCCCGGGCGTACACAATGTAAATGTTGAACACCGTGATTTTCCCGCCGGGGTTGATGTGTCCACGGAACCGGAATCGATCCAGGTAACATTGGAAGAACGCGAAATGACCACGCTGCCGGTAGAAATCGAGTTCATGAATGAAGGGGAATTACCGGAAGGCTATACCCTTGGGGAGCCGGAAGTGACCCCTGAAGAAGTGGAAGTGGAGGGAGCCGGCTCCCAGCTGCAAGACATCGGTTCGCTGCAAGCGTATATTGATGTCGGAGGCGCGGAAGAAACAATTTATGAAACGGTGGAGGTAGCGGTTTACGGTCCTTACGGCGAAGAGCTGGATTTTGACGTCGAGCCAACTAATGTGGATGTCGTCGTTCCCATCACTCCTCCTTCGACAGAAGTTCCGTTGGAAGTGGAAACCGAGGGCTCCCTTGATGAAGACGTGGAACTCGTTGACCTCTCCGTCGATCCGGAAAATGCCACCATCTATGGGAATTTGGGGGCCATTGATGACATAGCTGCGCTTGCAGTAGGTCCCGTCGATTTAAGCGGGATTGCCGAAAGCGAGACGATGGATTTGGACATTGCCATGCCGGACGGAGTCACTCATGTCCAGCCCGAGACAGCAACTGTACAAGCGATTGTTGAAGACGAAGATGAAGATGAAGACGCAGATGAGGATGGAAACGAAGAAGAAAATGAAGAAGAAAACGAAGAAGAAGGTGCAGAAGAAGACGAAGTGGAAGAACAAGACACTCAAACCATGGAGCTTCCATTGCAGATGGACAATGTACCGGAAGATGTTGAAGTAACGGTCGCCGATGAAGAACTCCTTAATGTTACCATTGAGGGTGACGAAGCCGAAATGGATGATTTAAGCGAAGAGGATGTCCGCTTATATATCGACTATGAAGAAATCGATGATGAAAATATGGCTGAAAGCGATGTAACATCGTATGAAATGCAGGTAGAAGTTGAAGGGCCGAACGACTTTATGTACCAGCCGGAAACGGAAAGTGTGGAAGTGGAAATAACAAATCCTGAAAGTGCTGAATAG
- the cdaA gene encoding diadenylate cyclase CdaA: MFGEEFITWLTRIVDILLVAFVVYKLITIVRGTRAVQLIKGITVILAAWFLSSLFALQTMQFLMNLVVTYGVLAIIIIFQPEMRRALEQLGRGRLFGRGPTPEEKNSVNTIEALMRSIRYMAKRRIGALISIENETGMDDYIETGTPVKAQISSELLINIFIPNAPLHDGAVIIQNNVLSAAACYLPLSENPFISKELGTRHRAAIGVSEVTDALTITVSEETGDISVTKNSEIHRGIDEDRLRKMLENQLLKNVKTRWQWGGRKNG, encoded by the coding sequence ATGTTTGGCGAGGAGTTCATCACGTGGCTAACGAGAATCGTGGACATTTTGTTAGTGGCGTTTGTCGTATATAAATTGATAACGATTGTGCGCGGGACGAGGGCCGTGCAATTGATTAAAGGGATTACGGTTATTTTGGCTGCCTGGTTTCTTAGCAGCCTTTTTGCCTTGCAGACGATGCAATTTCTCATGAACCTCGTGGTTACATATGGGGTTTTGGCTATTATCATTATTTTTCAACCGGAGATGAGGCGTGCGCTTGAACAACTTGGGCGAGGCAGGCTATTCGGAAGGGGTCCGACCCCTGAAGAAAAGAACTCCGTAAATACGATCGAAGCGTTGATGAGATCGATCCGTTATATGGCCAAAAGAAGAATCGGCGCGTTGATCTCGATCGAAAATGAAACGGGGATGGACGATTATATCGAAACGGGAACCCCGGTAAAAGCGCAAATTTCTTCCGAGTTGCTCATTAATATTTTCATTCCCAATGCGCCGCTCCATGATGGAGCTGTTATTATTCAAAACAATGTGTTGAGTGCCGCCGCGTGTTATTTGCCACTGTCAGAAAACCCATTTATCTCCAAAGAATTGGGGACACGACATCGCGCGGCTATCGGAGTGAGCGAAGTGACGGATGCACTCACTATCACTGTCTCTGAAGAGACAGGGGATATATCGGTTACAAAAAATAGCGAAATCCATCGCGGGATTGACGAAGACCGCCTTCGTAAGATGTTGGAAAATCAACTGTTAAAAAATGTCAAAACCCGTTGGCAATGGGGAGGGCGTAAAAATGGATAA
- a CDS encoding NADP-dependent oxidoreductase: MRQIKLKERPDGMPSAKTFQYENVDVPSRNRDEVLLKTLYLSVDPYMRGRMSTGPSYAAPFKVGEPLNGGIVAQVMESETEELKEGDIVTGALPWQEYIVADPNQLRRPEVHGAPVSSALGVLGMPGLTAYFGMYHIGEPKEGETVVVSAAAGAVGSIAGQLAKKRGARVVGIVGSQSKGDYIVNKLGFDEAVNYKEENVSEALKTKCPDGIDVYFENVGGEISDAVWPLLNTFARVPLCGAIAAYNLSAGESDIGLRVQMPFIKSRVKMQGFIVGDFSEHFREAYEVLSPLVKNGELHFEETIHEGFDKVPDAFLGLFSGENVGKQLVKVVEPEQ, encoded by the coding sequence ATGAGACAAATCAAGCTAAAAGAAAGGCCGGACGGAATGCCTTCTGCGAAAACATTTCAATATGAAAATGTGGACGTGCCATCCAGAAACCGGGATGAAGTATTGTTAAAGACCTTATACTTATCGGTCGACCCGTACATGCGAGGAAGAATGTCAACCGGTCCTTCTTATGCAGCGCCTTTTAAAGTAGGGGAACCGTTAAACGGCGGCATTGTCGCGCAAGTCATGGAGTCGGAAACAGAGGAATTAAAAGAAGGGGACATCGTCACGGGGGCGCTCCCTTGGCAAGAATACATCGTTGCCGATCCCAATCAATTGCGGCGTCCGGAGGTTCATGGCGCGCCCGTTTCCTCAGCGCTCGGTGTTTTGGGGATGCCCGGTTTAACCGCTTATTTTGGCATGTATCATATCGGCGAGCCAAAGGAAGGAGAAACGGTTGTTGTCTCAGCCGCGGCCGGTGCCGTCGGTTCCATAGCCGGACAGTTGGCGAAAAAACGCGGGGCGCGCGTCGTAGGCATTGTAGGTTCGCAATCGAAAGGCGATTATATTGTGAATAAGTTAGGGTTTGATGAGGCGGTTAACTACAAAGAAGAAAATGTTAGTGAAGCATTAAAAACAAAATGCCCGGATGGCATCGATGTGTATTTTGAAAATGTCGGCGGGGAGATATCCGACGCTGTGTGGCCGCTGTTAAATACATTCGCCCGCGTTCCCCTTTGTGGGGCGATCGCCGCTTACAATCTATCTGCCGGTGAGTCTGACATCGGTTTGCGTGTGCAAATGCCTTTTATTAAATCAAGAGTTAAAATGCAAGGATTTATCGTTGGGGACTTTTCCGAACATTTTCGTGAAGCCTATGAGGTTCTTTCCCCACTTGTTAAAAATGGTGAGCTTCATTTTGAAGAAACGATCCATGAAGGGTTCGATAAAGTGCCGGACGCTTTTCTCGGTTTATTTTCCGGAGAGAATGTTGGGAAACAATTGGTGAAGGTCGTTGAACCAGAACAATGA
- a CDS encoding D-alanine--D-alanine ligase family protein: MKTKVGVFFGGISVEHEVSVISGLQAIDAMDDRRYEPVPIYMAKDRTWYTGEKLLDIEAYKDLDGLLQEVQSVTPVPAENGGVHLQKNPVPKFGKREVAHIDVAFPVLHGTFGEDGVLQGFFELLNIPYAGSDVTSSAAGMDKIMMKQMLRDQKVPVLPDVWFYQHQWAGQQASLQKKIEDKLGYPVIVKPANLGSSVGIDIARDAASLETVVDEAFAFASKLVVEPLLSDITEINCSVLGDTEEAETSELEEVLKTEDILSYADKYQGSAGGKGESTGTKGGGGMENTDRVIPAPIDEELSAEIRRLAKDTFRILGCSGVSRIDFMIDKSENQVYVNEINTIPGSLSFYLWEPAGKDFTTLTHEMIQLALKRERNREQLTFSIDTNLFALQGNNGKGGKQGSKR; the protein is encoded by the coding sequence ATGAAAACAAAAGTCGGTGTTTTTTTCGGAGGAATTTCCGTTGAGCATGAGGTTTCCGTGATTTCAGGCTTGCAGGCGATCGACGCCATGGACGATCGGCGATATGAGCCGGTCCCAATTTATATGGCGAAAGACCGCACCTGGTACACCGGGGAAAAATTGTTGGACATCGAAGCTTACAAGGACTTGGATGGCTTGTTGCAAGAAGTGCAATCGGTAACCCCTGTACCTGCTGAAAACGGCGGCGTTCATTTACAGAAAAATCCGGTGCCCAAGTTTGGAAAAAGAGAGGTCGCCCATATCGATGTCGCTTTTCCCGTTTTGCATGGGACGTTTGGCGAAGACGGGGTGTTGCAAGGCTTTTTTGAGCTGTTGAATATCCCGTACGCCGGCAGTGATGTCACTTCTTCCGCGGCCGGTATGGATAAGATTATGATGAAACAAATGCTTCGGGACCAGAAAGTGCCGGTCCTTCCGGATGTTTGGTTTTATCAGCATCAGTGGGCAGGGCAACAAGCGTCGCTACAAAAAAAGATCGAGGATAAACTCGGGTACCCGGTCATCGTTAAACCGGCGAACCTTGGTTCAAGTGTAGGGATTGACATTGCCCGTGATGCGGCTTCGCTTGAAACGGTCGTGGATGAAGCATTTGCTTTCGCTTCCAAACTCGTTGTTGAGCCATTGCTCTCTGACATAACCGAAATCAATTGCTCGGTACTTGGAGACACGGAAGAGGCAGAGACTTCCGAGCTGGAAGAAGTATTGAAAACGGAAGATATTTTAAGTTATGCCGATAAATACCAGGGAAGTGCGGGAGGAAAAGGAGAAAGCACAGGCACCAAAGGCGGCGGTGGCATGGAAAATACCGATCGCGTCATCCCTGCCCCTATTGACGAGGAACTTTCCGCTGAAATCCGCCGCTTGGCAAAGGACACCTTTCGCATTCTCGGTTGCAGCGGCGTATCCCGTATTGATTTTATGATCGACAAAAGCGAAAACCAAGTCTACGTCAACGAGATTAACACGATCCCGGGCTCGCTTTCTTTTTATCTATGGGAGCCCGCGGGCAAAGATTTCACCACGCTTACCCATGAGATGATCCAGTTGGCGCTGAAACGGGAACGAAATCGCGAACAGTTAACATTTTCCATTGATACCAACCTTTTTGCCTTGCAAGGGAACAATGGAAAAGGCGGAAAACAAGGGAGCAAAAGGTAA
- the glmS gene encoding glutamine--fructose-6-phosphate transaminase (isomerizing) → MCGIVGYIGTESVKDILLKGLEKLEYRGYDSAGLAIVDEKREDLQLVKEKGRIASLRDEVEKTKPEGTCGIGHTRWATHGAPSARNAHPHQSETKRFTLVHNGVIENYESLIEAYLSDVDLRSETDTEVIIQIMERFVSEGLAVNEAFRKTLSLLKGSYAIALLDGESDDRIYVGKNKSPLLVGMGEDANVVASDSMAMLHITKTFVELMDEEVVTVTRDGIWIQDLDGNEVQREPFTAELDESDTEKGTYAHYMLKEIDEQPLVIRNILQKYQDEANEIKLPNDIRTSFHAADRVYIIAAGTSYHAGLVGKELMEKVVGKPVEVHIASEFLYNQPLLSPNPLFIFISQSGETADCRGVLVNVKEAGHPSLTITNVPGSTLSREADHTLHTYAGPEIAVASTKAYTAQMAVLAILAMDGAHAAGSDTDFDALHELSIAANAMETLCDAKDDMEQIARDYLFETRNAFFIGRSFDYHVVQEGALKLKEISYIQAEGFAGGELKHGTIALIEEGTPVIALSTQENVDLNIRGNLQEVVARGANPCVVSMDGCHRADDQVVIPLVHAYLTPLVAVVPLQLISYYAALHRGCDVDKPRNLAKSVTVE, encoded by the coding sequence ATGTGTGGAATTGTAGGATATATCGGGACAGAAAGTGTAAAGGATATCTTGTTGAAAGGCCTCGAAAAACTTGAATACCGCGGCTATGATTCGGCAGGTCTCGCGATTGTGGATGAGAAAAGGGAAGATTTGCAGCTCGTTAAGGAAAAAGGGCGGATCGCGTCGTTACGGGACGAAGTGGAGAAAACGAAGCCCGAGGGAACATGCGGCATTGGGCACACGCGTTGGGCGACCCACGGAGCACCTAGTGCCCGGAATGCCCACCCCCATCAGAGTGAAACTAAACGTTTTACGCTCGTTCACAATGGCGTCATCGAAAACTATGAAAGCCTCATAGAAGCATACCTCTCCGATGTCGATCTAAGAAGTGAAACGGATACGGAAGTCATCATACAAATCATGGAGCGTTTTGTATCTGAAGGCCTGGCGGTGAATGAAGCTTTTCGGAAGACATTGTCGCTTCTAAAAGGTTCCTATGCCATTGCTCTGCTTGATGGGGAATCGGATGATCGTATCTATGTAGGAAAAAATAAAAGTCCTCTTCTTGTAGGGATGGGAGAAGATGCCAACGTTGTTGCGTCCGATTCCATGGCAATGCTTCACATTACGAAAACATTTGTCGAACTCATGGATGAAGAAGTCGTCACCGTCACACGCGACGGCATATGGATTCAAGATTTGGACGGCAATGAGGTGCAACGGGAACCATTCACTGCTGAACTCGATGAAAGTGACACGGAAAAAGGCACGTATGCGCACTATATGCTCAAGGAGATTGATGAACAGCCGCTCGTGATCCGTAATATTTTACAAAAATATCAAGACGAGGCCAATGAGATCAAACTCCCCAATGATATTCGCACTTCATTTCATGCTGCCGACCGCGTTTATATTATCGCGGCGGGAACGAGTTACCACGCCGGACTCGTAGGGAAAGAACTGATGGAAAAAGTCGTTGGGAAGCCGGTAGAAGTGCATATTGCCAGTGAATTTCTGTATAACCAACCTTTACTGTCCCCAAACCCGCTCTTTATTTTCATATCGCAAAGCGGCGAAACCGCAGATTGCCGCGGGGTTCTCGTTAATGTCAAAGAAGCGGGACACCCGTCGCTGACGATTACAAATGTTCCGGGCTCTACGCTCTCGCGAGAAGCTGATCATACGTTACACACGTACGCAGGTCCGGAGATAGCGGTCGCTTCCACAAAAGCATATACAGCACAAATGGCAGTGTTGGCGATTCTCGCCATGGACGGCGCACATGCCGCCGGGAGCGATACCGATTTCGATGCCCTTCATGAACTCAGCATTGCCGCCAACGCAATGGAAACGTTATGCGATGCGAAAGACGACATGGAACAAATCGCCCGTGATTATTTGTTTGAAACACGCAATGCTTTCTTTATCGGCCGGTCGTTCGATTATCATGTCGTTCAGGAAGGCGCATTAAAATTGAAGGAAATCTCTTATATCCAAGCGGAAGGCTTCGCCGGCGGGGAATTAAAACACGGCACAATCGCGCTGATCGAAGAAGGAACCCCGGTAATTGCGCTCTCCACCCAAGAAAACGTAGATTTGAATATACGCGGCAACCTGCAAGAAGTGGTCGCTCGCGGCGCCAACCCATGCGTCGTAAGCATGGATGGCTGCCACCGAGCAGACGACCAAGTCGTCATCCCACTCGTGCACGCCTATTTAACCCCACTCGTAGCCGTAGTGCCACTCCAATTAATTTCCTACTATGCTGCGCTGCATCGCGGGTGCGACGTTGATAAGCCAAGGAATCTGGCAAAAAGTGTCACGGTAGAGTAG
- the glmM gene encoding phosphoglucosamine mutase, protein MGKYFGTDGVRGVANTELTPELAFKLGRAGGYVLAKDHVPPKVVIGRDTRISGEMLEGALVAGLLSIGAEVMRLGIITTPGVSYLAKAISADAGIMISASHNPVEDNGIKFFGADGFKLSGAQETEIETLIEQETDIPRPTGADLGSVSDYYEGVQKYIQHLKQTVDEDFMDLHVALDCAHGAASSVAPRLFADLDAEISTIGNNPDGTNINVDVGSTKPEQLVNLVKEKKADIGLAFDGDADRLIAVDEKGNIVDGDKILYICGRFMKEEGMLAHHTVVTTVMSNLGLYKALKDMDIVSKKTAVGDKYVMEEMRRGGYSLGGEQSGHIIFLDYVKTGDGLLTALQLVNIMKVKDKTLSELAANVEKYPQRLENVRVVDKNAVEENEAVQETIAKVEKQMGGNGRVLVRPSGTEPLVRVMVEAETETLCQDYVEEISSVIWDQLGSRV, encoded by the coding sequence ATGGGTAAGTATTTTGGCACAGATGGGGTAAGAGGTGTAGCGAATACTGAACTTACGCCCGAGCTTGCATTTAAGCTCGGGCGCGCGGGTGGTTATGTATTGGCGAAGGACCATGTGCCTCCAAAGGTAGTAATCGGCCGTGATACACGGATTTCCGGAGAAATGTTGGAAGGTGCCCTCGTTGCAGGTCTTCTTTCTATTGGAGCAGAAGTTATGCGTTTGGGGATCATTACCACTCCCGGGGTTTCTTATCTCGCGAAAGCAATCAGTGCTGACGCCGGTATCATGATTTCGGCTTCGCATAACCCCGTGGAGGATAATGGAATCAAATTTTTCGGAGCGGATGGATTTAAACTGTCCGGTGCCCAAGAAACAGAGATAGAGACATTAATTGAGCAGGAAACGGATATCCCTCGTCCGACAGGTGCTGACCTTGGCAGTGTAAGTGACTACTATGAAGGAGTACAAAAATATATTCAACATCTAAAGCAAACGGTAGACGAAGACTTTATGGATTTACACGTTGCCCTTGATTGTGCACATGGTGCTGCCTCTTCAGTAGCGCCGAGATTGTTTGCGGACCTGGATGCCGAAATCTCAACGATTGGAAACAACCCTGACGGGACGAACATTAATGTGGATGTCGGCTCCACGAAACCGGAGCAACTCGTCAATCTCGTCAAGGAGAAAAAAGCAGACATAGGCTTGGCTTTCGATGGCGATGCTGATCGGCTTATTGCTGTGGATGAAAAAGGAAATATCGTCGATGGGGATAAAATTCTCTACATTTGCGGCCGTTTCATGAAGGAAGAAGGAATGTTGGCGCATCATACGGTTGTGACCACGGTGATGAGTAATTTAGGTTTATACAAAGCGCTTAAAGACATGGACATTGTTTCGAAAAAGACCGCGGTGGGCGATAAATACGTGATGGAGGAAATGCGCCGGGGAGGCTACAGTTTAGGTGGCGAACAATCTGGCCATATAATTTTCCTTGATTATGTCAAAACGGGCGATGGTCTGTTAACAGCTTTGCAACTCGTGAATATTATGAAAGTAAAAGACAAAACTTTATCGGAACTCGCCGCAAATGTTGAAAAATACCCGCAACGTTTGGAAAATGTCCGAGTGGTAGATAAAAATGCAGTTGAGGAAAACGAAGCTGTCCAGGAGACCATTGCCAAAGTGGAGAAACAGATGGGGGGCAATGGAAGGGTGCTCGTACGCCCCTCCGGCACCGAACCACTCGTGCGTGTCATGGTTGAGGCCGAGACAGAGACCCTTTGCCAAGATTATGTGGAGGAGATCTCATCTGTCATTTGGGATCAGTTGGGCAGTCGTGTATAA
- a CDS encoding UDP-N-acetylmuramoyl-tripeptide--D-alanyl-D-alanine ligase — translation MSNLLILLLIAAWAWYTIIRVKKSVHMLQLNAYRSERYFRWMKEHPEKAMYPRDVWPALGIVFLLPFWGLTDAWGFSLAVLWAIATYALLIWRRPKTVEKKKLVYTPRVKRLLVTTGALYVLTLAIAWLIGVNALVGFLLLLVAANVLVFFIVMIANVIILPVESQVNQRFFNDAESIVESMPDLEVIGITGSFGKTSTKHILKAVLAAEYNVLMTPESYNTKMGVTRTIREQLKPYHELFIAEMGAKQENDIAEICELVHQKYGVLTAIGEQHLETFKTLENIKKTKFEIVETLPEDGTAFLNKDDENIRAYPQTNNCRTMYYGIDADDLHYRAAEITYSAKGTTFKVRKYDGTSVTIETKLLGRHNIYNILAAVAIGSEKNIPLEKIARAIKGVPPIPHRLELKQSSATLTIIDDSFNSNPTGSKMALEVLGSMPEKKVLVTPGMIELGEKEYELNKTLAHHAAQVCDFVILVGKKQTEPLQDGLAEAEYPQSRYYVAADLQDALQKMREVTAPEPSVVLLENDLPDTFNE, via the coding sequence ATGAGTAACCTATTGATTCTTTTACTTATTGCCGCTTGGGCTTGGTATACGATTATACGCGTGAAAAAGAGCGTGCATATGCTCCAACTCAATGCTTACCGGTCGGAACGGTATTTCCGCTGGATGAAAGAGCATCCGGAAAAAGCGATGTATCCTCGTGACGTGTGGCCGGCACTCGGAATCGTTTTCTTGCTTCCGTTTTGGGGGCTTACAGATGCTTGGGGCTTTTCGCTCGCGGTATTATGGGCCATCGCAACCTATGCATTGCTCATCTGGAGACGGCCGAAAACCGTGGAGAAAAAGAAACTTGTGTATACGCCGCGAGTCAAAAGGCTTTTGGTCACAACCGGCGCCCTTTATGTGCTCACCCTTGCCATTGCATGGCTGATTGGCGTGAATGCCTTGGTCGGCTTTTTGCTTTTGCTAGTTGCCGCTAACGTGCTGGTATTTTTTATCGTCATGATTGCAAATGTCATCATTTTGCCGGTCGAGTCGCAGGTTAATCAACGTTTTTTTAATGACGCCGAAAGCATTGTGGAATCGATGCCTGATCTGGAAGTGATTGGCATCACGGGAAGCTTTGGAAAAACGAGCACAAAGCATATTTTAAAAGCTGTTTTGGCAGCGGAATACAACGTCTTGATGACCCCGGAAAGTTACAATACGAAAATGGGGGTTACAAGAACGATTCGGGAACAGTTAAAGCCTTATCACGAACTCTTTATCGCTGAAATGGGCGCGAAGCAAGAGAATGATATTGCCGAAATCTGCGAACTCGTTCACCAGAAATACGGCGTGCTTACCGCAATCGGCGAACAACATTTGGAAACGTTTAAAACCCTTGAGAACATTAAAAAGACGAAATTTGAAATCGTGGAAACACTGCCGGAAGATGGAACAGCTTTTCTTAATAAAGATGACGAGAACATCCGCGCCTATCCGCAAACGAATAATTGCCGCACGATGTACTACGGGATCGATGCCGATGACCTTCATTACCGTGCCGCAGAAATCACGTATTCAGCAAAAGGCACTACGTTTAAAGTACGAAAATATGACGGCACGAGCGTGACGATCGAAACGAAATTATTGGGCCGGCATAACATCTACAATATTCTTGCGGCGGTGGCCATCGGATCGGAAAAGAACATTCCGCTTGAAAAAATCGCCCGTGCCATTAAAGGGGTTCCGCCGATTCCTCATCGTCTTGAATTGAAACAATCGAGCGCAACCCTCACGATCATTGATGACAGCTTTAACTCCAATCCAACCGGATCGAAAATGGCTCTTGAAGTGTTAGGATCGATGCCGGAGAAAAAGGTACTCGTCACGCCTGGGATGATCGAGCTTGGCGAGAAGGAATATGAGCTTAATAAAACGCTCGCTCACCACGCGGCACAAGTCTGTGATTTTGTTATTCTCGTTGGCAAAAAACAAACCGAACCGCTTCAAGACGGACTGGCGGAAGCCGAATATCCACAGTCGCGATACTATGTGGCTGCGGATTTGCAAGATGCGTTGCAAAAAATGCGTGAAGTGACGGCACCGGAACCTTCCGTCGTGTTACTGGAAAACGATTTGCCGGATACGTTCAATGAATAG
- a CDS encoding DUF3231 family protein, with amino-acid sequence MMENNVHLTSAEIASLWTAYMNDSMSANILRFMLNHILDQDIKPVVQSAYDIASNHLNQLRSIFEDESYSVPNGFGEQDVDMNAPWLFTDTFCISYIRHMGKVGMLSYSGFVSMSDREDIRTYFSHALTETNNLYNQASKIELEKGIAGRHPYIEVPKSIDYVDSKTYMSSFNPFSDQRPLNAIEISHLYMNVLSNSIGMKLCIAFAQISPRKEVQDFMLRGKDISKKHAKIFTDKLLEDEIEVSNIPDVGVSDSTTPTFSDKLMMFHMSLLISSGVGNYATGAATSQRSDIAIDYERLSFENAKLSKSGADIMIKHHWLEQPPGVKDREKLAKDKDKS; translated from the coding sequence ATAATGGAAAATAATGTTCACTTAACATCTGCAGAAATTGCTTCCCTTTGGACAGCCTACATGAATGACAGTATGTCTGCTAATATCTTACGTTTTATGCTCAATCACATTTTAGATCAAGACATTAAGCCTGTTGTTCAGTCCGCCTATGATATTGCATCTAATCATTTAAACCAGTTACGCTCAATTTTTGAAGACGAATCATACTCAGTCCCAAATGGTTTTGGTGAACAAGACGTCGACATGAACGCACCATGGTTGTTTACAGATACATTTTGTATATCCTATATAAGGCATATGGGAAAAGTTGGCATGTTATCCTATAGTGGCTTTGTGTCGATGAGTGACAGAGAAGACATACGAACCTATTTTTCACATGCCTTGACGGAAACAAATAATCTTTATAATCAAGCGAGCAAAATTGAACTTGAAAAGGGGATCGCTGGCAGGCATCCTTATATTGAAGTCCCTAAAAGCATTGATTATGTAGATAGTAAAACATACATGAGTAGCTTCAATCCATTCAGCGATCAACGTCCCCTAAATGCCATTGAAATTTCCCATTTATATATGAATGTCCTTTCGAATTCTATAGGGATGAAATTGTGTATCGCCTTTGCTCAAATCTCCCCGCGCAAAGAAGTTCAAGATTTTATGCTACGAGGCAAAGATATCTCAAAGAAACACGCGAAAATTTTTACTGACAAGCTTTTAGAGGATGAAATTGAGGTCTCAAATATACCAGATGTAGGCGTCAGTGATTCAACCACCCCAACGTTTTCCGACAAATTAATGATGTTCCATATGTCTCTACTCATTTCCTCAGGTGTAGGAAACTATGCGACAGGTGCAGCTACTAGTCAACGAAGCGATATTGCCATTGATTATGAACGATTATCGTTTGAAAACGCTAAGCTCTCCAAAAGTGGAGCTGATATCATGATTAAGCATCACTGGCTGGAACAACCACCAGGAGTGAAAGATCGGGAAAAATTAGCGAAGGATAAAGATAAGAGCTGA